The sequence GGTCGAGCCCGCGCCGACCTGGGCGGCGTCGCGGCCGGCGTCGGCCTCAATCTGGCCGGGACCCGCACCGGCGAGGACGGCGGAGTCGCAGCCGGAGGACGCGGTCGCCGGGTAGGCGGCGTCGTGAGCGCGGCGGGACGAACAGACGTCGGACCGGTCGCACGCCTTGCGGCCCCCCGCGTCGAGCGCGACGACGACCTGTTGGCGCGGTACGTCATGGGCGATCACCCGGCCGGGGCCGTCGGGCGTGCGCGCCTTTGCGCCGACCGCCGGGACGGCGGCGGTGAACTCCTCGTACAACGGGTGTTCGTAGCGCAGGCAGCACATCAGTCGCCCGCAGGCACCGCTGATCTTCAATGGGTTCAGGGCCAGGTTCTGGTCCTTCGCCATCCGGATGCTCACCGGCTCGAAGTCGGTGAGGAACGTCGAGCAACACAGGTCTCGGCCGCAGGAGCCGATCCCACCCTGAAGCTTCGCGCTGTCCCGCGCGGACAGCTGGCGTAGGTGGACCCGGGTGTCCAACGTCCGGTTGAGGTCACGGACGAGCGCGCGGAAGTCGACCCGCCCCTCGGCGGTGAAGTAGATCGTGAAGGTGTCGGCGGAGCTGACGTGGTCGACTCCGACGATCTTCATCGGCAGTCCGTGGTCGCGGACCAGGCGCCTGGCGGCGACCCTCGCCTGGGCGCGCCGCCGCCGCGAGGCCGCCTCACGCTCCACGTCGTGGTCGGCCGCGAGCCCTACCAGCACCGGCAGGTGCCCGATGTCCTCGCTGACCCACTGGGGCGCCCACATGCAGGTGGCCACCTCGGCGCCGTCATCGGTCGGGACGAGCACCCGGTCGCCGACCTTCGGCGTGAGTGACCCGGGATCGGCGTAGTAGAGCTTCCCTCGAGGGGAGAAAGCCACCGCGCACATCATCGGCATGGGTGCCCGCGCCTTCCGTGTCGCTGCCGGCGACCGCGCCTGCCGCGACAAGCCTCGGCGTCGGCGGGGCAGGGAACCCGTCGTGTCCGCGCCGATCGGGAGATCGGCACCGAACGTGGTCATCCAGGCCGTGGCCGGAAATCGGGCGGAGGAACCGGCGGGAATCGCCCTGCGGGCCAGAGCGTACGTCCGGTGCCGTCCCCGGGCATCAGGTTCGCCGGGTCCTGGGCGGTTCGTCCTCAACCTGCTGGTAACGGCGGGATCTGCGCAGCGTGCTGAACCGTCGGTGAACCGGCCGGTGGCATCCTGGTAACCGGTTGACTTCGGACGGTAATCCGCGACGACCGTTCCCACCTTTGGATAAAGATTCGCGACGCCCGGAGTCGCCGAGGTATGTGCACGCTGAGTAATGAACGGCGGATGAATCCTCAGGTGGGAGGCTAGTGACTGGTCGGATGCGGGCGGTTATTACGCCTGATCGACGCGTCGGTGCTTAGCCGATGGCCGTCGGCTTGTTCGGCCGAGGGCGCCTAGGAGCGCACTTACAGGGGGAGGAAACATCATGAAGGCTACGTATCAGGCCCCGACCCTCCAGGATGCCGGGTCCTTCCGCGACCTCACCGGGTACGGCTTCGTCGGCGTCGGCGGCTTCGGCGGCTGGGGCGGCGGCGGCTGGGGCGGCTGGGGCGGCGGCTGGGGCGGCTGGGGCGGCGGCGGCGGCTGGGGTGGCTGGGGCGGCGGCTGGTAAGACAGCGGCCCTGGCGCCCGTTGAGGTCGTGGACGCCTCGATTCGAGACAGCCTCACATGCAGGACCCGTCGGTGGCGGTGGTCGTTCGATGACCACCGCCACCGGCGTTCGCTGGGACGGGCCTGGCGGGCTGAGCTGTCCGGCCGGCGGGCCGCCGCGTCGGTGGCGCCGGGAGTGGGTACCCACACTGCAACACGTGGTGACTGAACCCTCACGGAAGGCGACGGCTCGGATGAGGATTGTTTGTGTCGGCGGCGGGCCCGCCGGGCTGTACTTCGCGATCTGCGCCAAGCGGCGCAACCCCGACCACGAGATCACCGTGCTGGAGCGGGACCCGGCTGGAGCGACCCACGGCTGGGGGGTCGCCTACTGGGAGCCGTTGATCGACAACATGTTTCACAACGACCCGGTCTGCGCGCTGGCAGTGCAGGACGCCGCGGCGCTGTGGCAGGAGCACCGGCTCGCCGTCGGCACTCGGACGGCCTACCTGCCCGGCCACGGCTACGGCATCCAGCGGTCGGTCCTGCTCGACGTGTTCGCGCGGCGCGCGACCGAGCTCGGTGTCCGGCTGCACTACCGCCAGGGCATCGTCGACGAGGCGGAGCTGCGCGCGTTGTGCGCGGAGAACGACCTGGTGGTCGCGGCGGACGGCGGGCGCAGCCAGGTGCGGCGGCTGGCCGGGACGGACGTCTTCGGCACCCGTCTCGAAGAGGGCCTGAACCCGTATATCTGGCTGGGCACCGACCAGCGGTTCACGGACTTCCGATTCGCGTTCCAGCGCACGCCACATGGCTGGATCTGGTTCCACGCCTACCCGTCAGCGTCGGATGTCGGGACCTGCGTGTTCGAGTGCGCGCCGACGACCTGGACCGGGCTCGGTCTGGACCGACTCGACGACGCGGCGGGGCGCGAGCTGCTGGAGACGATCTTCGCCGACCAGCTCGCCGGCCACCGGCTCCTCGGCGGCGGCGAAGGCGACCGGGGCACGAGTCGGCCGGCCCACTGGCAGCGGTTCACCCATGTCAGCAATCGCTCGTGGCGGCACGACAACATCGTGCTGATCGGCGACGCCGCGCACACCACTCACTTCACCTTCGGGTCCGGAACCGCGCTGGCGATGATGGACGCCGTCATGCTCGCCCGGTTCCTGCGCCGGCACGACGGCGACCTCCCGGCGGCGCTGACGGCGTTCGACACCGCCGGGCGCAAGGCACTCGGCCGGGTGCAGGCGCACGCGCGCAGGGGATCGGACTGGTTCGAACGGATCGACGACCTCTTCGACAACGAGCTGGCCAGCCCGCAGGACAGTATCGACGGGCCCGATCCGGTGACGGTCGCCGCGGCGCTGTCCAGCCGCCATGGCGGCGGTATCCAGCCGCTGCGCCGCCGCGTGCTGCGCTCGAACCAGGTCCCGGCGGTGCGCCGGGTGCGCCGGGAGGCCAGCACGGGCGGCCGCTGGCTGCGCGAGCGCCGCCGCGCCCGCGAGCTGACCCGAGCCGGCTAGGGCTCTCGAAGCGTCAGGGCGAGGGACTCGACGGTGAGCTGGGCGACCAGCCCAGGGTTGGCCGCCAGGGCGTCGCGGGTGGCGAGCACCGCCTCCAGGCGCTGCAGCGTGCGCTCCGGCGTCGCCCTGGCCGCCAGGCTCGCGATCTCGCGGGTGGCGTCCGGATTGACCGGGTCGACGGTTGCGCCGAGCTGTCGGGCGAGGACGTCGCGGTACAGGCCGGCGAGGTCGAGCAGGGCCCGGTCGAGCGAGTCCAGGACGGTGCGCCGGCCCCGGCTCTTCTGCGACTTCTCCAGGTCCTTGAGGGCGCCGGCCGCGCCGCGCACCATCATCGTCTTCGCCTTCGGGGCGGCCTTCGTGACACGTTTGGTCCGGCCGGTGCCCCCGGACGAGGTGGCGCCCATGCCGAGCGCGGTGCGCAGCGCGCCGGCCTCCGCCTCGTCGCGCTCGGAGTTCGCGGTCTGGGCGTCGGCGTTCGCGGCGGCGACGAGGTCGCCGGCCGCCGCCAGGCACTCGGCGACCCGTCCGAGCCGGCTCGGGAGCGCCAGCACCTGAGCCCGGCGGCCCCGGGTCTCGTCGTCGGTGGCCAGCAGCCGCGCCCGGCCGAGGTGGCCTTGCGCCGCCCTGGCCGCGACCTGGGCCGTCGCCTCGTCGACCCCGTCGCGCCGCAGCGCTCCGACCAGGTCGTCGACGGTCGGCAGCCGCAGCGCCACCACCCGGCAGCGGGACCGGATCGTCGGCATGACGTCGTCAACGGAGGGCGCGCACAGCAGGAACACCGAACGCTGCGCCGGCTCCTCCAGCGCCTTCAGCAGCGCGTTCGCGGCCGAGTCGGTCAGCCGGTCGGCCTCCTCGATGAGCAGGATCCGGTACCGGCCGCTGGTCGGCGCGCTCGCCGCGTCGCGGACCAGCGCCCGGACGTCCTGGACCCCGAGTGAGAGCCCCTCGGCCCGCACCGTGCGCAGGTCGGCCGCGGTGTCGGTGAGCACCGTGTGGCAGCCGACGCACTCCCCGCAGCCTGGCCGCGCGCTGGTGCCGTCGGCGCGCACGCAGCTCAGCGCGGCGGCGAAGGCCCGAGCCGCGTCCGTCCGGCCAGCGCCGGCAGGACCGGTGAACAGCCACGAGTGGGTCATCCCGGCGCGGGCGGCCGCGAGCGCTCCCTGCGGACCGCCGACGAGTGTCGCGGCGGCAGCCGCCGCCTCCAGGGTCTCGACCACCGCGTCCTGGCCGACGAGCGCGTCCCAGACGGTCATGCCGACCCCTCAGGCCCCGCTCCGTCGACGGAGCCGGCCGGGCGGCCGGCGCCGTTCGCCCTGCCGGGGTAGGCGGCGTCGTACAGCGCGTCGTCGTAGACCGGGTCGTGATCGGTGGCGGCTGTCGCGGTGG is a genomic window of Pseudofrankia inefficax containing:
- a CDS encoding keywimysin-related RiPP, which gives rise to MKATYQAPTLQDAGSFRDLTGYGFVGVGGFGGWGGGGWGGWGGGWGGWGGGGGWGGWGGGW
- a CDS encoding PSP1 domain-containing protein, translating into MPMMCAVAFSPRGKLYYADPGSLTPKVGDRVLVPTDDGAEVATCMWAPQWVSEDIGHLPVLVGLAADHDVEREAASRRRRAQARVAARRLVRDHGLPMKIVGVDHVSSADTFTIYFTAEGRVDFRALVRDLNRTLDTRVHLRQLSARDSAKLQGGIGSCGRDLCCSTFLTDFEPVSIRMAKDQNLALNPLKISGACGRLMCCLRYEHPLYEEFTAAVPAVGAKARTPDGPGRVIAHDVPRQQVVVALDAGGRKACDRSDVCSSRRAHDAAYPATASSGCDSAVLAGAGPGQIEADAGRDAAQVGAGSTAAGVATEAVSRGPGPGGAGNAERPDAETAAGQTDSGEGGHHRIRRRRSRPAGPA
- a CDS encoding DNA polymerase III subunit delta', which encodes MTVWDALVGQDAVVETLEAAAAAATLVGGPQGALAAARAGMTHSWLFTGPAGAGRTDAARAFAAALSCVRADGTSARPGCGECVGCHTVLTDTAADLRTVRAEGLSLGVQDVRALVRDAASAPTSGRYRILLIEEADRLTDSAANALLKALEEPAQRSVFLLCAPSVDDVMPTIRSRCRVVALRLPTVDDLVGALRRDGVDEATAQVAARAAQGHLGRARLLATDDETRGRRAQVLALPSRLGRVAECLAAAGDLVAAANADAQTANSERDEAEAGALRTALGMGATSSGGTGRTKRVTKAAPKAKTMMVRGAAGALKDLEKSQKSRGRRTVLDSLDRALLDLAGLYRDVLARQLGATVDPVNPDATREIASLAARATPERTLQRLEAVLATRDALAANPGLVAQLTVESLALTLREP
- a CDS encoding FAD-dependent monooxygenase, which encodes MRIVCVGGGPAGLYFAICAKRRNPDHEITVLERDPAGATHGWGVAYWEPLIDNMFHNDPVCALAVQDAAALWQEHRLAVGTRTAYLPGHGYGIQRSVLLDVFARRATELGVRLHYRQGIVDEAELRALCAENDLVVAADGGRSQVRRLAGTDVFGTRLEEGLNPYIWLGTDQRFTDFRFAFQRTPHGWIWFHAYPSASDVGTCVFECAPTTWTGLGLDRLDDAAGRELLETIFADQLAGHRLLGGGEGDRGTSRPAHWQRFTHVSNRSWRHDNIVLIGDAAHTTHFTFGSGTALAMMDAVMLARFLRRHDGDLPAALTAFDTAGRKALGRVQAHARRGSDWFERIDDLFDNELASPQDSIDGPDPVTVAAALSSRHGGGIQPLRRRVLRSNQVPAVRRVRREASTGGRWLRERRRARELTRAG